One genomic window of Nicotiana sylvestris chromosome 10, ASM39365v2, whole genome shotgun sequence includes the following:
- the LOC138879188 gene encoding uncharacterized protein: MRNATGFLNKEFPFVYLGCPIFVGRKRIVYFDGLVSKISKRLNGWQGKILSHGVKLTLVEHTLQAIPTCILAAMNPPKATYKTLKRYFANFFWGATNDKSKYHWSSWGNLCYPKEDRGGWNWHQMSARHWRHITIKRWWNFRTQQNLWTNFLRAKYCSRGHPVVFKGATKQSHIWRDMMKIRGKAETNICWMINRGDCSFWWDN, translated from the coding sequence ATGAGAAATGCTACAGGATTCTTGAATAAAGAATTCCCATTTGTTTATCTGGGATGTCCTATATTTGTGGGAAGGAAGAGGATAGTCTACTTTGATGGATTAGTTTCTAAGATATCAAAAAGACTCAATGGATGGCAAGGGAAGATACTGTCACATGGAGTAAAACTAACTTTAGTTGAACATACTTTGCAGGCAATTCCAACATGCATACTTGCAGCCATGAATCCGCCAAAAGCTACTTACAAAACATTGAAAAGATACTTTGCTAATTTCTTCTGGGGAGCTACCAATGACAAGTCCAAATATCATTGGAGTTCTTGGGGTAACTTGTGCTATCCCAAAGAGGACAGAGGAGGGTGGAATTGGCATCAGATGTCTGCAAGACATTGGAGACACATTACAATCAAGAGATGGTGGAATTTCAGAACTCAACAAAATCTATGGACTAACTTTCTTAGAGCAAAGTACTGCTCTAGAGGACATCCAGTGGTATTTAAAGGAGCAACCAAACAATCACACATATGGAGAGATATGATGAAGATAAGAGGGAAAGCAGAAACCAACATATGTTGGATGATTAATAGAGGAGATTGTAGCTTTTGGTGGGACAATTGA